From one Rhopalosiphum padi isolate XX-2018 chromosome 2, ASM2088224v1, whole genome shotgun sequence genomic stretch:
- the LOC132922575 gene encoding uncharacterized protein LOC132922575, producing MAPNGVSAVMEQLTVHSASYRPIPLPLPVHRCRTPVIRTLAPSAIITAHREAYRVRDPQEPIKSNPPRDHEFLAGDGIDRFNCTSYKMHYPVKDGLHRARPVTPPVRRSLVHVPMEVETSTGNAYRHPVTMKLWRRPSSTYIVSSEPIETTSVHRASYKPPPCNFDSKAKADICPRRAFVDESLRSTMPIKSHTTYTTSYYTRHPNLKLLGPIPAKMLEMQDSNRMPRVHDNKINKNSNKLVKCTRKIQHAT from the exons ATGGCACCGAACGGGGTCAGTGCGGTCATGGAACAGTTGACCGTGCACAGTGCCTCCTACCGGCCAATTCCCCTCCCATTGCCGGTGCACCGCTGTCGGACTCCCGTAATAAGGACGCTCGCTCCTTCGGCCATTATCACTGCACATCGGGAAGCATACCGTGTGAGAGATCCTCAGGAACCGATCAAGTCGAACCCACCTCGAGACCATGAATTCCTGGCCGGAGACGGAATTGACCGTTTCAACTGCACGTCGTACAAAATGCATTACCCAGTAAAAGATGGACTGCACCGCG cTCGGCCGGTCACACCTCCCGTCCGACGGTCGTTAGTACACGTTCCAATGGAAGTAGAAACGTCTACCGGCAACGCGTACCGCCATCCCGTTACGATGAAACTTTGGCGACGCCCTTCGAGTACTTATATAGTGTCATCGGAACCGATAGAAACGACATCAGTGCACCGAGCGAGTTACAAGCCACCACCGTGTAATTTTGATTCAAAAGCAAAGGCTGATATCTGTCCTAGACGCGCCTTTGTTGACGAGTCGCTAAGATCCACGATGCCCATCAAAAGTCACACCACTTATACGACCTCATATTATACGAGACatccaaatttaaaacttcTAGGACCGATACCAGCAAAAATGCTTGAGATGCAGGATTCAAATAGAATGCCAAGAGTTcacgacaataaaataaataagaatagtaATAAATTGGTTAAATGTACGAGAAAAATCCAACACGCAACATAA